A genome region from Maridesulfovibrio salexigens DSM 2638 includes the following:
- the tpiA gene encoding triose-phosphate isomerase, producing the protein MKKLMAANWKMYKTRAEAKATAEDLLTKIEGKLPADREVVIAAPYTALETVGSVLAGNADCHLSAENLYPKAEGAFTGEISPAMLKDVGCVYSLAGHSERRAIIGETDELVGDKVAFGLENGLSMILCIGETIDERKAGEVQKVIDEQLEAGLKNVASDFAPETVVVAYEPVWAIGTGEVAGEGEIVEAHGFVREKLKKLFPEKANEIRILYGGSVKPANCAQIIALDNVDGVLVGGASLDAESFSQIALA; encoded by the coding sequence ATGAAAAAATTAATGGCAGCCAACTGGAAGATGTACAAAACTCGCGCTGAAGCTAAAGCAACAGCTGAGGATCTGCTTACAAAAATCGAAGGCAAGCTTCCTGCTGACCGTGAAGTTGTTATCGCAGCTCCCTACACCGCTCTGGAAACCGTAGGTTCCGTGCTGGCAGGAAATGCTGATTGTCATCTTTCCGCTGAAAACCTTTATCCTAAGGCTGAAGGCGCATTCACCGGTGAGATCTCTCCTGCTATGCTTAAGGATGTTGGCTGTGTATATTCACTGGCTGGACACTCCGAACGCCGCGCAATAATTGGTGAAACTGATGAGCTGGTAGGTGATAAGGTTGCTTTCGGTCTTGAGAACGGATTGTCTATGATCTTGTGCATCGGTGAAACTATTGATGAAAGAAAAGCCGGGGAAGTACAGAAGGTTATTGACGAACAGCTCGAAGCTGGTTTAAAGAATGTAGCTTCCGACTTCGCTCCCGAAACCGTTGTTGTTGCTTATGAGCCCGTTTGGGCCATCGGCACCGGTGAAGTGGCCGGCGAAGGCGAAATCGTTGAAGCTCACGGTTTTGTTAGAGAAAAGCTGAAAAAACTTTTCCCTGAAAAAGCCAATGAAATCCGCATCTTGTACGGCGGAAGCGTTAAACCTGCCAACTGCGCACAGATCATTGCACTTGACAATGTGGACGGTGTCTTGGTAGGAGGCGCGAGCTTGGACGCGGAAAGTTTCAGCCAGATCGCACTGGCTTAA
- the secG gene encoding preprotein translocase subunit SecG → MQTLVITVHIIACVFLIIFVLLQSGKEDMGVIFGGGSGSVFGSTGAGGVLVKITAFLAAIFLVTSLSYNYLSGNRIADESVMLKGDTIITPEVEKPAVTFEEPAKAPAEATK, encoded by the coding sequence TTGCAAACGCTCGTAATTACTGTACACATTATCGCCTGCGTCTTCCTGATCATTTTCGTTCTTTTACAGAGCGGTAAAGAAGACATGGGCGTAATCTTCGGCGGAGGAAGTGGATCTGTTTTCGGTAGCACCGGAGCAGGTGGAGTTCTCGTAAAGATCACTGCATTTCTGGCAGCAATCTTCCTGGTAACTTCTCTCTCTTACAACTACCTCTCCGGCAACAGGATTGCTGATGAGTCCGTCATGCTGAAAGGTGACACCATCATCACTCCTGAAGTAGAAAAGCCTGCTGTCACTTTTGAAGAGCCCGCAAAGGCTCCTGCAGAAGCGACCAAATAG
- a CDS encoding nuclear transport factor 2 family protein, whose protein sequence is MTQISPREIVQDWVDAFNKADANLISEFYHENAVNHQVAENPVSGKEAIFKMFEQEFSAAEMICIVENIFEDGEWAILEWRDPLGLRGCGFFHIVEGKILLQRGYWDKLTFLRQHNLPLPTR, encoded by the coding sequence ATGACTCAAATAAGCCCAAGAGAAATTGTACAAGATTGGGTAGATGCTTTTAATAAGGCAGATGCAAATCTCATTTCAGAATTCTATCACGAAAATGCCGTAAATCATCAAGTTGCAGAGAATCCAGTCTCAGGCAAAGAAGCTATATTCAAAATGTTCGAGCAGGAATTTTCAGCAGCAGAAATGATATGCATAGTTGAAAACATTTTTGAAGATGGAGAGTGGGCTATTCTTGAATGGCGTGATCCGCTAGGTCTACGAGGTTGCGGATTTTTTCATATTGTTGAGGGTAAAATTTTATTGCAACGCGGCTATTGGGATAAGCTTACCTTTTTACGCCAACACAACCTTCCGCTGCCGACAAGGTAG
- a CDS encoding GNAT family N-acetyltransferase, whose protein sequence is MIISDVTKTNYSELIKLWERSVRATHDFLDESDIEYLRPLILEQYFDAVELKCAKDSHGVILGFCGVAEGNLEMLFVDPQSRGQGVGSALCAYAIDNLAVTKVDVNEQNPQALGFYEHIGFRIVGRSDLDGQGKPFPLLHMELDYDRTRGKV, encoded by the coding sequence ATGATTATTAGTGATGTAACTAAAACCAACTACAGTGAGCTGATTAAGCTTTGGGAAAGATCTGTCCGCGCAACTCATGATTTTCTTGATGAGAGCGATATTGAATATTTAAGGCCACTCATTTTAGAACAGTATTTCGATGCTGTTGAATTGAAGTGCGCTAAAGACTCACACGGAGTAATTTTAGGCTTCTGTGGTGTCGCGGAAGGAAACCTTGAAATGCTTTTTGTTGATCCGCAAAGCAGAGGGCAGGGCGTTGGTTCGGCTTTATGCGCATATGCCATAGACAATTTAGCTGTCACCAAAGTTGACGTGAATGAGCAGAACCCCCAAGCTTTGGGGTTTTACGAGCATATCGGTTTTCGTATTGTTGGAAGGTCCGATCTGGATGGGCAGGGCAAGCCGTTTCCCCTTTTGCATATGGAGTTGGATTACGACAGAACACGCGGAAAAGTATAA
- a CDS encoding DNA alkylation repair protein, with amino-acid sequence MSHILPKIREALQDLADPERAPDMKKYMKSEMDFYGIRTPLRRKGCTRIFKEFEPWDFDKWQSAVLELWRKAEFREERYSALDLIDWKPCIKFHTWEALPMVEEMIVSGAWWDFCDALTLPLGNILRAEPKRMRELMLEWSTNDHMWKRRSSILCQLRFKDELDFTLLQQCIDPNIDSKEFFLRKAIGWALRDYAWTHPQIVKDYVEANEDRLSGLSKREALKNMHKLL; translated from the coding sequence ATGTCCCATATTCTTCCAAAGATCCGCGAAGCCTTGCAAGACCTTGCTGATCCCGAACGCGCACCGGATATGAAAAAGTATATGAAATCCGAAATGGATTTTTATGGCATCCGCACTCCCCTTCGGCGCAAAGGCTGTACTCGTATTTTTAAAGAATTCGAACCTTGGGATTTTGATAAGTGGCAATCAGCAGTGCTGGAACTTTGGCGCAAAGCTGAATTTAGAGAAGAGCGATACAGTGCTTTAGATTTGATCGACTGGAAGCCCTGCATAAAATTTCATACTTGGGAAGCTCTGCCCATGGTGGAAGAAATGATAGTCAGCGGAGCATGGTGGGATTTCTGCGATGCCTTGACCTTACCGCTTGGGAATATTCTGCGTGCGGAACCAAAGCGGATGAGAGAATTAATGCTTGAATGGTCCACGAATGACCATATGTGGAAACGTCGCTCCTCCATTCTTTGTCAGCTCCGCTTTAAAGATGAACTAGATTTCACTTTATTGCAGCAATGCATTGATCCTAACATTGATTCAAAAGAATTTTTCCTGCGCAAAGCCATCGGCTGGGCTTTACGCGATTATGCGTGGACTCATCCTCAAATTGTGAAAGACTATGTGGAAGCAAATGAGGATCGGCTTTCAGGATTAAGCAAGCGCGAGGCTTTGAAGAATATGCATAAGCTTTTGTAG
- a CDS encoding bacteriohemerythrin, giving the protein MSSNIRQNIQLLVAFFTVLLGGTAGYLYFENNWSVLDALYMTVITITTIGFGEIHNLSPAGRIFTIVLIFAGLGLAAVFVAQVAKVIVQSGIRNLYEKKKMNDRINKLEKHTIVCGYGKIGRAISLKLYELGLDFVVLDNDEEQLIEAEQRGYKILHGDAAVDGVLLSAGIRRADFIVLCINDDASNINISLAARELNPDIFVVARGTDPSIEYRMLRAGANTVVYPLDLGGEQIGHILARHAGVAEPEEKGPVAHEVMGYSLRIFPHYDSAPTTVAEVKGKTGAISALVLHRADGTDIENPSDELELNYGDSVLELVKKDGACCELQNNIKWSENLLLGIPSIDAEHRVLVRYAEDFQSALRDGQDHDAIARLFDRLLEYTSSHFAREEAFMQKRGFPEIEKHMKEHRRITREVMDLNRDKKYIFPDSIDSFLQDWIINHINNTDRQYVKYFKGDK; this is encoded by the coding sequence ATGTCATCCAACATTCGCCAAAATATTCAACTATTGGTTGCATTTTTCACGGTTCTTCTGGGCGGAACCGCGGGATATTTGTATTTCGAAAACAATTGGTCCGTGCTCGATGCCCTCTATATGACTGTGATTACCATCACTACCATCGGCTTTGGGGAAATACACAACCTCTCCCCTGCCGGAAGAATTTTTACCATTGTCCTAATTTTTGCGGGCCTTGGTCTTGCTGCGGTATTTGTGGCGCAGGTCGCAAAAGTTATTGTCCAGTCAGGAATCAGAAACCTCTACGAGAAAAAGAAAATGAACGACAGAATTAACAAATTAGAAAAGCACACAATTGTGTGCGGTTACGGCAAGATTGGTCGGGCCATTTCCTTGAAGCTTTATGAATTGGGGTTGGATTTTGTTGTTCTGGATAATGACGAAGAACAATTAATTGAAGCTGAGCAGCGCGGATACAAAATTTTACATGGTGACGCAGCGGTTGATGGAGTCCTGCTTTCCGCAGGAATTCGGCGAGCTGATTTTATCGTGCTTTGTATTAATGATGATGCCAGCAATATTAATATATCACTTGCTGCCCGCGAACTTAATCCGGATATTTTTGTAGTTGCACGCGGAACCGATCCTTCCATCGAATACCGCATGCTCCGGGCCGGGGCTAATACCGTGGTCTATCCACTTGATCTGGGAGGTGAACAAATCGGGCATATTCTAGCCCGCCATGCCGGAGTAGCTGAACCGGAAGAAAAAGGTCCTGTCGCTCATGAAGTGATGGGTTACAGTCTGAGAATTTTTCCCCACTACGACAGTGCCCCGACTACAGTAGCTGAAGTGAAAGGTAAAACTGGAGCTATCAGCGCATTGGTTCTTCATCGGGCTGATGGAACTGATATTGAAAACCCATCCGATGAGTTAGAGCTTAATTATGGTGATTCCGTTCTTGAGCTGGTCAAAAAAGACGGGGCCTGCTGCGAATTGCAAAACAATATCAAATGGTCCGAAAATCTACTGCTCGGGATTCCTTCCATTGATGCCGAGCACCGGGTACTTGTCCGTTATGCCGAGGATTTCCAATCCGCCCTTCGTGATGGTCAAGACCACGATGCAATCGCACGACTTTTCGACCGACTGTTGGAGTACACTTCCAGTCACTTCGCCCGCGAAGAGGCTTTCATGCAAAAACGCGGTTTTCCTGAAATTGAAAAGCATATGAAAGAGCATCGCCGTATCACCCGCGAAGTTATGGATTTAAACCGTGACAAAAAATATATCTTCCCGGACAGCATCGATTCATTCCTGCAAGATTGGATTATCAACCATATCAATAATACCGACCGGCAATATGTTAAGTATTTTAAAGGTGATAAATAA
- a CDS encoding M20 metallopeptidase family protein, protein MNLTQLVRTELDDLVRIYKHLHANPELSREEVKSSKLVADQLEECGISVTRNFGGYGVVGILENGDGPTVMVRGDMDALPITEETGLDYASSVRGKDPSGNDTGVMHACGHDVHMTTLVGTARVLSKFKESWSGKIIFVGQPAEESMSGARAMIEQGLFGKFGTPDYCLATHVITKLEAGNIMVKSGPIMAGTYQLKITVRGVGGHGAIPQECIDPVVLAARIVTSLQTIVSREFSPLDPAVVTVGSIHGGTRANIIPGEVVMEVTARFCNSEGHDRIFDSVKRICKYEALSMGLPEELLPIVEFDDESDLPATTNDSGLADIVRKAAAEHLGAEKVHEAEMVMGSEDFSLFRTAGGMETPSCLFFTGATSAEEMTLFYEKGINPPSIHNSKFYPPPEPTIKTAVTTMAGTVLRILS, encoded by the coding sequence ATGAATTTGACCCAACTGGTTCGAACTGAACTGGATGATTTAGTCAGAATTTACAAGCACCTGCATGCCAATCCAGAGCTTTCGCGTGAAGAAGTAAAATCTTCCAAACTGGTTGCAGACCAGCTGGAGGAGTGCGGTATTTCTGTAACCAGAAATTTCGGCGGCTACGGTGTTGTCGGTATTCTGGAAAATGGAGACGGTCCGACTGTTATGGTCCGTGGTGATATGGACGCGCTGCCGATTACCGAAGAAACCGGACTTGATTATGCCAGTTCTGTCAGAGGCAAAGATCCTTCCGGCAACGATACCGGTGTGATGCATGCTTGCGGGCATGATGTGCATATGACCACTCTTGTTGGTACGGCCCGCGTCCTTTCTAAATTCAAAGAAAGTTGGAGCGGGAAAATAATTTTTGTCGGGCAGCCCGCTGAAGAATCTATGTCCGGTGCCAGAGCAATGATTGAGCAGGGGCTTTTTGGAAAATTCGGAACTCCTGATTATTGCCTTGCCACCCATGTCATTACCAAACTTGAAGCCGGTAATATTATGGTTAAATCCGGTCCGATCATGGCCGGGACTTACCAATTGAAAATTACCGTCCGCGGAGTAGGGGGACATGGTGCCATTCCGCAGGAATGCATTGATCCGGTTGTGCTCGCCGCTCGAATTGTAACTTCGCTTCAAACCATTGTCAGTCGTGAGTTCAGTCCACTCGATCCAGCAGTTGTCACTGTTGGTTCCATTCATGGCGGAACAAGGGCCAATATTATTCCCGGTGAAGTTGTCATGGAAGTTACTGCACGGTTCTGCAATTCAGAAGGGCATGATCGAATCTTTGATTCCGTAAAGAGAATTTGCAAATACGAAGCATTATCCATGGGACTTCCTGAAGAACTGTTGCCTATAGTTGAATTTGACGATGAAAGTGATCTGCCCGCAACAACTAATGATAGTGGATTAGCTGATATTGTCCGCAAAGCTGCTGCGGAACATCTTGGCGCTGAAAAGGTACATGAAGCTGAAATGGTCATGGGCAGTGAGGATTTTTCATTGTTCAGAACAGCTGGCGGTATGGAAACTCCATCATGTCTGTTTTTTACCGGAGCGACCTCTGCTGAAGAAATGACCTTGTTCTATGAAAAAGGAATTAATCCGCCGTCTATTCACAACAGTAAATTTTATCCACCGCCAGAGCCGACCATCAAGACTGCCGTCACCACAATGGCCGGAACGGTATTAAGAATTTTAAGTTAA
- a CDS encoding tetratricopeptide repeat protein, with protein MSLRLKKKILPSLLAAAVLFGGSGNVFAASSSKTASFETWLEKYGAWDILEQNYSQTGDTPELILKRAETAFNLGRYSACLETLQSTPAFTDKTQEITRLWLGGKCQRALGDPVKGVIWFSQAARLMDQDVMSTKFKEDSYLKSIWFDVWRSLYWGYRVTPDSARESRKMLLEQTFGQAEKVWPTTYFVVNSKSKLENLHSPAESQPFVSNSSVVGDADRVLIAQSMAAASIGEWSQSNRALDAVSNSTVQTFWKSVNQYLESGKVPETVSIFNEENLVRPASFIKAGALEPAIISPTLWQLGAPTSPAWNVFRKKLMEMEPQEALETIDRETGSLLLSSDLVNALQNYRLAFAFLTGDMALAENVLKRLDKDTLPMSLRIASGIAFKLPLSRVLSTADYGKNEHLYIISGLSEAAGIEYFSDINTPFWKPVSSKALNEVINTNPLDRLLVFADLSKQAEKKQNSQVARRSAFLFPKSKLGAESFIYLADKAAQNRDFKLSAYYLKRVDQDKFGPELRLKWLTAAVAYDLATGKDDKAMNAYNEILQSGGTLPAEKELKLALMIQQKGDLKKAQAILERIWSGRDQLENDELRAEVLFWIAEGEHAIGKKDKALKHYLELAWEFPEQNIWAVTAMYRASMIYEHKGQFETAKRFLKTVIKRADRKAQKEAAQARLNAIDTKLAKVGAGKDVSFPF; from the coding sequence ATGAGTTTGAGACTTAAGAAAAAGATATTACCTTCCCTTCTGGCTGCGGCTGTTTTATTTGGAGGGAGTGGAAATGTATTTGCAGCTTCATCCAGTAAGACTGCTTCATTTGAAACCTGGCTTGAAAAATATGGAGCCTGGGACATTCTGGAACAGAACTATTCTCAGACAGGAGATACTCCTGAGTTGATTCTTAAACGGGCCGAAACAGCTTTCAATCTCGGCCGCTATTCAGCATGTCTAGAAACGCTGCAATCAACCCCGGCTTTTACCGATAAAACACAGGAAATCACCAGACTCTGGCTTGGTGGCAAATGCCAGCGAGCTCTCGGTGATCCTGTTAAGGGTGTAATCTGGTTCAGTCAGGCTGCTCGTTTGATGGACCAAGATGTTATGTCTACCAAATTTAAAGAGGATTCCTATCTCAAAAGTATTTGGTTTGATGTCTGGCGTTCCCTTTACTGGGGGTATCGGGTAACTCCGGACTCCGCTCGGGAATCACGGAAAATGCTCCTCGAACAGACTTTCGGTCAGGCTGAAAAAGTATGGCCTACAACCTATTTTGTAGTTAACAGCAAATCCAAACTTGAAAATTTGCATAGTCCTGCCGAGAGCCAACCGTTTGTTAGTAATTCATCAGTTGTTGGAGATGCAGACCGCGTATTAATTGCCCAATCCATGGCCGCAGCCAGTATCGGCGAATGGTCTCAATCAAATCGTGCTCTAGATGCTGTATCCAATTCTACGGTTCAGACTTTCTGGAAATCTGTAAACCAGTATCTGGAGTCTGGAAAAGTTCCCGAGACAGTTTCTATATTTAATGAAGAGAATCTGGTACGACCGGCTTCTTTTATCAAAGCAGGGGCGTTAGAACCTGCAATCATATCCCCTACTCTCTGGCAGCTTGGTGCTCCGACATCGCCTGCATGGAATGTTTTCCGCAAAAAACTGATGGAAATGGAACCTCAGGAAGCTCTGGAAACCATTGACCGCGAAACTGGTTCTTTACTGCTTTCAAGTGATCTGGTTAACGCTCTGCAGAACTACCGTTTGGCATTTGCGTTTTTGACCGGCGACATGGCACTTGCTGAAAATGTTCTGAAGCGTCTGGATAAGGATACTCTGCCCATGAGCCTCAGGATTGCCAGCGGTATTGCTTTCAAGCTGCCTTTATCTAGAGTTCTCAGTACGGCAGATTATGGAAAAAATGAGCATCTTTATATCATTTCCGGTTTGAGTGAAGCTGCCGGGATTGAGTATTTCAGTGATATAAACACCCCTTTTTGGAAGCCTGTCTCTTCAAAAGCGTTAAATGAGGTCATCAATACCAATCCATTGGACAGACTGCTCGTTTTTGCAGACCTGTCGAAGCAGGCAGAAAAGAAGCAAAACTCTCAAGTTGCCCGCCGCAGTGCATTCCTTTTTCCTAAATCCAAATTGGGAGCGGAAAGCTTTATTTACCTAGCTGATAAAGCGGCTCAGAACAGAGATTTCAAACTGTCCGCCTACTATTTGAAGCGTGTTGATCAGGACAAATTCGGACCGGAGCTTCGCCTTAAGTGGCTCACTGCTGCAGTTGCCTATGATCTCGCTACTGGAAAAGATGATAAGGCTATGAATGCCTACAACGAGATTCTCCAGTCCGGCGGAACTCTTCCTGCTGAAAAGGAATTGAAGCTTGCGCTGATGATTCAGCAGAAAGGAGATCTGAAAAAAGCTCAAGCTATACTTGAAAGAATTTGGTCGGGTCGTGATCAATTAGAAAATGACGAACTCCGTGCGGAAGTGCTTTTCTGGATTGCCGAGGGTGAGCACGCTATCGGTAAAAAAGATAAAGCTCTCAAGCACTATCTTGAACTTGCTTGGGAATTCCCCGAACAGAATATCTGGGCAGTGACCGCCATGTATCGTGCTTCCATGATTTATGAGCACAAAGGCCAGTTCGAAACAGCCAAACGTTTTCTGAAGACAGTGATTAAACGTGCTGACCGGAAGGCTCAAAAAGAAGCAGCTCAGGCAAGGCTTAATGCCATCGATACCAAGTTGGCCAAAGTCGGGGCTGGAAAAGACGTTAGCTTTCCGTTTTAA
- a CDS encoding transaldolase family protein gives MKIYLRTCSLYEVRKAGEYGLIDGIKLLPENGEDKCVATDNDTKSIICCTNGPIFVSAAGNNSEDILQQALQLLRLSPNIVISIKATHEGFKACKILADKEVSVMITDLDSTTKAIMAAKSGAAFVCFNMKKVKQKSVANFKVLAQTVKLIRYHELHASVLANISGESIDLDSVTATGVDGLEITFTGLMKFLENDS, from the coding sequence ATGAAAATCTACCTAAGAACATGTTCGCTTTATGAAGTACGGAAAGCCGGTGAATACGGACTCATTGACGGAATTAAGCTGCTTCCGGAAAATGGGGAAGACAAATGTGTTGCTACTGATAATGACACCAAATCAATAATATGTTGCACAAATGGTCCCATCTTTGTGTCAGCAGCTGGCAACAACTCCGAAGATATTCTCCAGCAAGCGTTGCAATTGTTGCGCCTTAGTCCAAACATTGTAATTAGCATTAAAGCGACACATGAAGGTTTTAAAGCTTGCAAGATTTTAGCGGATAAAGAAGTGTCTGTAATGATCACCGATCTGGACAGTACGACCAAGGCCATAATGGCAGCAAAATCAGGAGCAGCTTTTGTCTGTTTTAATATGAAAAAGGTCAAACAAAAGTCTGTCGCTAATTTTAAAGTTCTAGCTCAGACAGTGAAGTTGATTCGCTATCATGAATTACATGCAAGTGTGCTGGCAAATATCTCCGGTGAATCAATCGATCTAGATTCAGTGACTGCGACTGGAGTTGATGGACTGGAAATTACATTTACTGGTTTGATGAAGTTTTTGGAGAACGACAGTTAG
- a CDS encoding TRASH domain-containing protein, whose amino-acid sequence MLKFVVIAIAAFVMWKLFTGDQKKKQEKEGKDFNKKVKTGEMVKDPICGAYVPKDGDIRVRNGEKVECFCSFECRDKYIKRLEADSGE is encoded by the coding sequence ATGCTTAAATTTGTTGTTATCGCAATTGCCGCATTTGTCATGTGGAAGCTTTTCACTGGCGACCAGAAAAAAAAGCAGGAAAAGGAAGGCAAAGACTTTAATAAGAAGGTCAAGACCGGCGAGATGGTTAAAGACCCCATCTGCGGAGCTTATGTGCCTAAAGATGGTGACATCCGCGTCCGTAATGGAGAAAAAGTCGAGTGCTTTTGTTCCTTTGAATGTCGCGACAAGTACATTAAAAGACTTGAGGCTGACAGCGGCGAATAG
- the folK gene encoding 2-amino-4-hydroxy-6-hydroxymethyldihydropteridine diphosphokinase → MTDIQTVKVYVSLGSNIGDTEDNLNQAVARLEKYEGIDPEVWSETYETEPQGLKDQPWFKNQVVRFDVDPELWSAEGFLSTLQAVEGQMDRVRDVKNGPRTIDLDIILFGDRVINSGAYLTVPHPRALDRAFVLLPMTDIDPELVFPDGTSVTDALKKIDYRTEGNKIYQD, encoded by the coding sequence ATCACGGATATCCAAACTGTAAAGGTCTACGTCAGTCTTGGTTCAAATATTGGAGACACTGAAGATAATTTGAATCAGGCCGTTGCTAGGCTGGAAAAATATGAAGGTATTGATCCTGAAGTCTGGTCTGAAACTTACGAGACCGAACCTCAGGGATTGAAAGATCAGCCATGGTTCAAGAATCAGGTGGTCCGTTTCGATGTTGACCCCGAACTCTGGTCCGCAGAAGGCTTCCTTTCAACACTGCAAGCAGTAGAAGGGCAAATGGATCGGGTAAGGGACGTTAAAAACGGCCCCCGGACCATTGATCTGGATATTATTCTCTTCGGAGACCGGGTTATCAATAGTGGGGCTTACCTCACTGTTCCGCATCCTCGGGCCCTGGACAGAGCGTTTGTGCTTCTGCCCATGACCGATATAGATCCGGAACTTGTATTCCCTGACGGAACTTCCGTTACTGACGCTCTGAAGAAAATTGATTACCGCACTGAAGGTAATAAGATTTATCAGGATTAA
- a CDS encoding LL-diaminopimelate aminotransferase, with translation MPEFKLADRLATLPPYLFAEIDRLKAEVAAQGVDIISLGIGDPDLPTPDFIIEALHKAAKNPVNHQYPSYVGLLTFRQAVADWYKERFDVELDATKEVVSLIGSKEGIAHFPLAFVNPGDLVLVASPNYPVYPVASGFAGGEVEIVPLLEENDFLPNLDAISDEKWDKCKIFFVNYPNNPTSATATPEFYAELVAKAKKHNVIIAADAAYTEVYYDEDKKPISILETPGAKDVAIEFHSLSKTYNMTGWRCGMAVGNASLVAGLGKIKENVDSGIFQAVQEAGIVALKEGEPYVKEFRKIYKERRDCVIEALEKINISCKVPDASIFVWAKTPEGYTSSEFVSKLLKETGVVVTPGNGFGESGEGYFRISLTVDTDRLKEAVSRISKL, from the coding sequence ATGCCAGAATTTAAACTTGCCGACAGGCTCGCAACACTCCCCCCGTATCTCTTTGCTGAAATTGACAGACTCAAAGCTGAAGTAGCAGCTCAGGGAGTAGATATCATCAGTCTCGGCATTGGCGATCCTGACCTTCCGACTCCCGACTTTATTATTGAAGCACTGCACAAAGCAGCCAAGAACCCGGTTAACCACCAGTATCCTTCTTACGTTGGCCTGCTGACTTTCCGTCAGGCCGTTGCTGACTGGTATAAGGAAAGGTTCGACGTTGAATTGGACGCAACCAAAGAAGTTGTTTCCCTTATCGGTTCCAAAGAAGGTATTGCACACTTTCCGCTGGCTTTTGTTAACCCCGGCGACCTCGTGCTGGTAGCTTCCCCCAACTATCCGGTTTACCCGGTAGCATCCGGCTTTGCCGGCGGCGAAGTAGAAATTGTACCTCTGCTCGAAGAGAACGACTTTCTGCCCAATCTCGATGCTATCTCTGATGAAAAATGGGATAAGTGCAAGATTTTCTTCGTAAACTACCCCAACAACCCCACCTCTGCGACTGCAACTCCTGAGTTCTACGCAGAGCTGGTTGCCAAGGCTAAAAAGCATAATGTTATCATCGCAGCAGACGCCGCTTACACCGAAGTTTACTACGATGAAGACAAGAAGCCCATTTCCATTCTGGAAACCCCCGGTGCAAAAGATGTGGCTATTGAATTTCATTCCCTGTCCAAGACCTACAACATGACCGGTTGGCGTTGTGGTATGGCAGTGGGTAATGCCTCACTCGTTGCTGGACTTGGAAAAATTAAAGAAAATGTCGACTCCGGTATCTTTCAGGCTGTACAGGAAGCCGGAATTGTTGCACTAAAAGAAGGCGAACCTTACGTTAAGGAATTCCGCAAGATCTACAAAGAGCGTCGCGATTGCGTTATTGAAGCTCTGGAAAAGATCAACATTTCCTGCAAGGTGCCTGATGCATCCATCTTTGTATGGGCTAAAACTCCCGAAGGCTACACTTCTTCCGAGTTCGTATCCAAGCTCCTGAAGGAAACCGGTGTTGTTGTTACTCCCGGTAACGGCTTCGGCGAATCCGGTGAAGGGTATTTCAGAATTTCGCTGACTGTTGATACCGATAGGCTCAAGGAGGCAGTATCACGGATATCCAAACTGTAA